In the Sulfitobacter pacificus genome, one interval contains:
- a CDS encoding alpha/beta fold hydrolase, translating into MALQWAETPQARMQVQGKALEYACWGPPPDQAPTLVLLHEGLGSVAQWKGLPQALAKATGFGVFAYSRAGYGASDSVALPRPLDYMTREAEETLGAVMDAAGIMQAVLLGHSDGATIATIYGGSVSDMRVRGLVLIAPHFFAEASGLDAIHAAGTAYREGDLRAKLAKYHRDVDVAFHGWHDAWTDPDFTKWNVADVIDHLRIPVLAIQGRDDPYGTVAQIDEIETRIYAPIETVILEGCGHAPHLEKPDVTLAAIHEFCARLWRLEQQEVAIA; encoded by the coding sequence ATGGCACTGCAATGGGCAGAGACACCACAGGCGCGGATGCAGGTGCAGGGCAAGGCACTTGAATACGCTTGCTGGGGGCCACCCCCAGATCAGGCACCCACTCTGGTATTGCTGCACGAGGGGTTGGGATCGGTCGCGCAATGGAAGGGGCTGCCGCAGGCACTGGCCAAGGCCACGGGATTTGGCGTCTTTGCCTATTCACGGGCGGGCTACGGGGCGTCAGATTCTGTCGCGCTGCCCCGCCCGCTGGATTACATGACCCGCGAGGCGGAAGAGACGCTGGGCGCGGTGATGGACGCGGCTGGCATCATGCAGGCGGTGCTGCTGGGCCATTCGGATGGGGCAACAATTGCCACGATCTATGGGGGTTCTGTGTCTGACATGCGGGTGCGCGGGCTGGTGTTGATTGCGCCGCATTTCTTTGCTGAGGCATCTGGTCTGGACGCGATCCACGCGGCGGGCACAGCCTACCGCGAGGGTGATCTGCGGGCGAAATTGGCCAAGTATCACAGAGATGTAGATGTGGCGTTTCATGGCTGGCATGATGCCTGGACCGACCCGGATTTTACCAAATGGAACGTTGCGGATGTGATTGATCATCTGCGCATTCCTGTGCTGGCCATTCAGGGGCGTGACGATCCCTATGGTACAGTGGCGCAGATTGACGAGATCGAGACGCGGATCTATGCGCCGATTGAAACGGTGATCCTTGAGGGCTGCGGCCATGCCCCGCATCTGGAAAAACCGGATGTGACCTTGGCCGCGATCCACGAATTTTGCGCCCGTCTATGGCGGTTGGAGCAGCAAGAAGTCGCCATTGCCTGA
- a CDS encoding DUF309 domain-containing protein, which yields MPDPVAPIPMPPHAYVPGQNTRHPEDWFDGIKSSLQTGIPLADLQHTQAFRAGMIYLDAGFYWECHEVLEAVWMQTPAATPEREMVQALIQLANAQLKILMARPHAAERLCDMVEDHMDKCASSAPILGVKPAQVRARVKKLRLFLDPE from the coding sequence TTGCCTGATCCGGTGGCACCGATCCCGATGCCGCCACATGCCTATGTGCCCGGGCAAAATACCCGACATCCAGAAGATTGGTTTGATGGCATTAAAAGCAGTCTGCAGACTGGTATCCCGCTGGCTGACCTGCAGCATACCCAAGCGTTTCGCGCCGGGATGATCTATCTTGACGCGGGCTTTTATTGGGAATGTCACGAGGTGCTGGAAGCCGTGTGGATGCAGACCCCGGCGGCCACTCCAGAGCGCGAGATGGTGCAGGCTCTGATCCAACTGGCCAATGCGCAGTTGAAAATCCTGATGGCGCGGCCCCATGCGGCAGAACGGCTGTGCGATATGGTTGAGGATCACATGGACAAATGCGCCAGCTCTGCGCCGATTCTGGGTGTGAAACCCGCGCAGGTGCGGGCCCGAGTTAAGAAGCTGCGCCTGTTTCTTGACCCTGAATAA
- the boxC gene encoding 2,3-epoxybenzoyl-CoA dihydrolase: MTKVIDFQTDPSKYRHWKVEYDSPIAWLSMDVDEKGGLFDGYELKLNSYDLGVDIELSDVVQRMRFEHPEVKVVVMRSAKDKVFCAGANIRMLGGAPHAHKVNFCKFTNETRNTYEAALADSGQNYICAIKGACAGGGYELALACNHLMLTDDSTSSVALPEVPLLAVLPGTGGLTRVTDKRKVRRDLADVFCSIEEGVKGKRAVEWRLVDEVFPNSTFDEKVAERAKQLADDSTKADVAKGIELTPITRSFAEDSIRYSTIEVALDRKQMRATVRVKGPDAAAPADMTVFEAEGAEAWMLRCARELDDAILHLRNNEKELGLIEFQTQGDPEILLAHEALLLENCDHWLANEVLHYWKRLLKRIDMTSRSLVAIVEHGSCFAGPLAELLWAVDRSYMMLEEFDDDDRPLAVITLSDGNFGTYKMSNDLTRLETRFLGTPEQVEKLRSAIGEALEADAAEELGLITYAYDDIDWEDEVRLFMEERASFSPDAMTGMEANLRFAGPETMETRIFGRLTAWQNWIFQRPNAVGEEGALQRYGTGVRGKYNMERV; the protein is encoded by the coding sequence ATGACCAAGGTTATCGATTTTCAGACCGATCCGTCCAAGTACCGCCACTGGAAGGTTGAATACGATAGCCCGATTGCCTGGCTGTCGATGGATGTCGATGAAAAAGGCGGGCTGTTTGATGGCTATGAGCTGAAACTGAACAGCTATGATCTGGGCGTTGATATCGAGCTTTCGGATGTGGTGCAGCGGATGCGGTTCGAACACCCCGAGGTGAAGGTTGTGGTGATGCGCTCTGCCAAGGACAAGGTGTTCTGCGCCGGTGCCAATATCCGCATGCTGGGCGGCGCACCTCATGCGCATAAGGTCAATTTTTGCAAATTCACCAATGAGACCCGCAACACCTATGAGGCGGCATTGGCGGACAGCGGGCAAAACTATATCTGCGCCATCAAAGGAGCCTGTGCCGGTGGCGGTTACGAGCTGGCGCTGGCCTGTAACCACCTGATGCTGACGGATGATTCAACCTCTTCTGTGGCCCTGCCAGAGGTGCCTTTGCTGGCTGTTTTGCCGGGCACCGGCGGGCTGACCCGCGTGACCGACAAACGCAAGGTGCGGCGCGATCTGGCGGATGTGTTCTGTTCCATCGAGGAAGGTGTGAAAGGCAAACGCGCGGTCGAATGGCGGCTGGTTGATGAGGTATTCCCGAACTCCACATTTGATGAAAAAGTGGCCGAGCGGGCGAAACAGCTGGCAGATGACTCCACCAAAGCAGATGTTGCCAAAGGCATTGAGCTGACCCCGATCACCCGCAGCTTTGCCGAAGACAGCATCCGTTATTCCACCATCGAAGTTGCGCTTGATCGCAAGCAAATGCGGGCAACTGTGAGGGTCAAAGGGCCGGATGCTGCCGCCCCCGCTGACATGACCGTGTTTGAGGCTGAAGGTGCAGAGGCATGGATGCTGCGCTGCGCGCGCGAATTGGACGATGCAATCCTGCACCTGCGCAATAATGAAAAAGAGCTGGGGCTGATCGAGTTTCAGACACAGGGCGACCCTGAGATCCTATTGGCCCATGAGGCGCTGTTGTTGGAAAACTGTGACCACTGGCTGGCCAATGAGGTGCTGCATTACTGGAAACGGCTGCTGAAACGCATCGATATGACCTCGCGCAGCTTGGTCGCGATTGTCGAACACGGGTCCTGTTTTGCGGGGCCATTGGCCGAACTGCTCTGGGCGGTGGACCGCAGCTATATGATGCTGGAAGAGTTTGACGATGATGACCGCCCGCTGGCGGTGATCACCCTGTCCGACGGGAATTTCGGCACTTACAAAATGAGCAACGATCTGACCCGATTGGAAACCCGCTTCCTTGGTACGCCAGAGCAGGTTGAAAAACTGCGCAGCGCGATTGGAGAGGCGCTGGAGGCCGATGCCGCCGAGGAGCTGGGCCTGATCACCTATGCCTACGATGATATCGATTGGGAGGATGAGGTGCGCCTGTTCATGGAAGAACGCGCCAGCTTTAGCCCGGATGCGATGACAGGGATGGAAGCCAACCTGCGGTTTGCCGGACCAGAGACCATGGAAACCCGGATTTTCGGGCGCCTGACCGCGTGGCAGAACTGGATTTTCCAACGCCCCAATGCGGTGGGAGAAGAGGGCGCGCTGCAACGCTACGGCACAGGTGTGCGCGGCAAATACAATATGGAACGTGTGTAA